The nucleotide sequence CCGGCGCGCGCGTCAACGGACGCATGGTGCCGCTGCGCTACCGGCTTCGATCGGGCGATACGGTCGAGGTGATGACCTCCGAAAAGCAGGTGCCGGGCAAGGATTGGACCAACTACGCGGCCACCGCGCGTGCGAAATCGCGCATCCGTCAATGGCTGCGCAGTCAACAGGCGGAACGCTCCCGCGATCTCGGAATATCGCTGCTCGATCGCGAGCTCGAACCGGTCAAGCTCAGCGTCACGCAGCTTAGATCGGGCAAGCGTCTCGACGCAGTGCTGGCGGAATTCTCGCAGCGCGACGTCGAAAGCCTGCTCGCCGCAGTCGGCTACGGAATAATCACGCCTGCGCAGTTGCTCGCGAAAATGCTGACGCCCGCCGAGCTGAAACTCTATCGTCCCGAGAAATTACCCACCCCGCTGGGGCCCGCGCAAAGAGAGCGCGCCGCCAAGGAAGCGCGCAAATCCGCCAGCGGTGCGGTCGTGGTCTCGGGCGTCGGCGACATGCTGGTGCGATTCGCGCGATGCTGCAATCCGCTCCCGGGCGAGGCGATCACCGGTTTCATCACGCGCGGACGCGGCGTTACGGTGCACGTCGCGGGATGCGCGCATGCGCTCAACACCGATCCGGATCGGCGCGTGCCCGTAGTATGGAAGGACGGCGAGGAAGCGCCGCGCCCGATTCGGCTCGAAGTGCTATGCGCCGATCAGCCGGGCTTGCTCGCCGCGATGACCAAGGCGATCGCCTCGGCGGGCGTGAATATATCGACCGCCGAAGTGAAGACTCACGGCGCCGACGGGCGCGCGCTGGCCGTCTTCGAGGTCAGCGTCTCCAGCGCCCGTCAATTGAACAACCTGATGAACTCGATCGGCGCGATCGACGGCGTCATGCGCGTGTCGCGCCTCGGCCAGCAAAACGGCATTCGCCATTGATGAAAAATGAAAACCTCGATTCACACCAGGCAGGCGCCCGCCGCGATCGGTCCCTATTCGCAGGCGGTCGAGCAACACGGGTTGGTCTTCTGCTCGGGGCAGGTCGGTCTCGACCCGGCGTCGGGCGCTCTGGTCGAAGGCGGGATCGAATTCGAGACCCGGCGCGTGCTCCAGAACCTCGGCGAAGTGCTCGCGGCTGCGGGACTGGATTTCGTCGATGTGGTCAAGACCACCGTCTTCATGATCGATCTCGCCGAGTTTGAAATCGTCAACCGCGTGTACGCAGAGCATTTCGATCCGCCGTATCCGGCGCGCTCGACCGTGCAGGTGGCGGCGCTGCCGCGCCACGCGCGAATCGAGATCGACGCGATCGCGCTGAAACGCGACTGAAAAAGTGAATCCGCGCCCGCCGCCTCGGATCATTGTGAAACCCGCCGTGGGTTTCACGCTTCCTTGGGCAGGGGCCAGCCCCTGCACCTGAGTCAGGATAAAGATGCGGGCTCCGCCCTGTTAGAAGGGGGTAGGGGGAAGTTTGGTCGATTGTCCTGCTCCAGTGCCCGCGTGCCAGTGCCCTCTCCTTGTCCGAGGAGAGGGTTAGGGAGAGGTTAAACGATCGAAACAAGCGGGAGTAGCGGGCCGAACACTGGCGAATGTCTCAGCTATCTGACAACGCCGCCGGCGAAGCCGAGACAATGGTGCTTGCCATTTCGTCGGCTACCGGTGATCCAAAAGCCGGCCCGCGTTGATGACAGCGCCGACAATGCCGATAATCCAATAGAACCAGTTTAGAAAGTCAGGTGGCCAAAGTGGCACATAAAGTTCTGATAATATCCGCTTTATTGGCGAACCTTGCCGGTGCTCTTTTGCTTTTGTGCGGGCTACAGGTGTCGTCATTGGATGATCTCCGTGTCGCGAAAACTGACGATGGCGGCACAGCAATTTGCCAAGGGCCTGATGTCCTTTATGAGGCGGGCGGTAGCCGCCACAACGTATTTGTCGGAACGCGAGCTAAGTGTCCGCCAATATCGAGCCCGGTAGCCATTATTGTGAGTGACCATCCTCGTTTTATTTCGATTGGAGTTGCCCTCATTATCGTGGGGTTCTTTCTGGCTCTTGGCGACGAACTGCTTTGCCGTCGCCCTTGACGCATTGCATGTGCCTGCCGACGGAGCGATTGCGTGGCTTCGGAGGCTTCTTAGTTGGCAGTCGAGACTATCCCGCGACCACGCCACTTGGCCTCGAAGCACCCTCAAAATCGCCTCATTTATCCGTGACCCAGAAGGTAAAGCTCCACTCGAACAGATATTCCTTCCGCCTGACCCCCGGGCAACGGCCGACAGCAGATTTCATGCGACGCGCTGGCGCTTTCTTGATCAACCCCCTTCTAACAGGGACGAAGTCCCGCATCTTTGTCTTAACACTGGGTGCAGGGGTCACCCCTGCCCAAGGAAGTGTGAAACCCACGGTGGGTTTCACATTCAATTAAGTTCCCCTGTCGAACGCTTTCGGCGTCCGTCGCTAGTCACCCCTGCAGAATCTTAAGCGCGGCCGCGTCGAGAAATTGCCCGGACGGATCGAGCTTGCGCGCTGACCGTGTCAGCCGCGCCGCGTTCGCCCGGCGCATCGCAGCCGGCAACGGCCCATCGAACAGCCGCGACTTGTCCAGGTCGATAATGATTACGGTGAAACTCTCGCGCGCTTGCGTCACCAGGATGTTGTGCAGATTGAGATCGGCGTGAAAGAGCCCCTTCTTGTGCATCGTGTCGATCGCTGCGCGCGCCTGCCCGAGAACGTGACCGCGAACTATCGGATCGTCGTCCGTATTCACGAACTCCCATAGCGTCATGCCGCGCACCGCACGAGTCAGAAAAAATCCTCGATAGAGAGCGGGGCCGATCCATTCGATCATGGCGCCCATCGGCTCCGCCACTGGGATTCCGCGCCGCATCGCTTCAACCGTCACGGCGAGTTCGTTCAACGGGCGCGGTGTCATGCCCACGTAAACGTCGCTGAGGATCGATCCGATCATTCCGCCGCGCCGCCCCCGGCGCG is from Candidatus Binatus sp. and encodes:
- a CDS encoding lipopolysaccharide kinase InaA family protein, which encodes MKWRSDPNFSAFKIGRRELVIHRDIAPHAAEIVQRLGELASASEAGAGNRRSACRLKLASGLELFARRGRRGGMIGSILSDVYVGMTPRPLNELAVTVEAMRRGIPVAEPMGAMIEWIGPALYRGFFLTRAVRGMTLWEFVNTDDDPIVRGHVLGQARAAIDTMHKKGLFHADLNLHNILVTQARESFTVIIIDLDKSRLFDGPLPAAMRRANAARLTRSARKLDPSGQFLDAAALKILQG
- a CDS encoding RidA family protein, with amino-acid sequence MKTSIHTRQAPAAIGPYSQAVEQHGLVFCSGQVGLDPASGALVEGGIEFETRRVLQNLGEVLAAAGLDFVDVVKTTVFMIDLAEFEIVNRVYAEHFDPPYPARSTVQVAALPRHARIEIDAIALKRD